A DNA window from Rubripirellula tenax contains the following coding sequences:
- a CDS encoding family 78 glycoside hydrolase catalytic domain: MQRTVKPTTLSFIFLSLASLATLQAFAVEPTHLRCEYRENPVGIDVASPRLNWRLESRERGQVQTAYRVLVASSAEKLAAGEGDLWDSGKVESDQSLFIPYAGKPLLSRTGCFWKVQTWGNDGSEPTTSEPAFWSMGLLADSDWSADYISYRDESSIHTDVENLYLPAARQYRKDFAAAKQVARATVYSTSLGIYELHLNGKRVGDAYFAPGWTDYRKRAYYNTYDVTDLVRVGDNAIGAWVADGWYSGYVGFGLLTAMGTERTGRATYGKTPSVMAQLEIEYTDGSRETIGTDESWKVSGDGPIQEADLLMGEAYDAEKEMKGWTESGFDDGAWQSAIFARDNGNPTATFYQRRNPTKPGQGIRNLGAEEEFGFKRPKLEAFPGVPVRVTEEISAKKVTQREPGVFVFDLGQNFAGVIRLKIKGPAGQRVRIRYAEMLHPDGRMMTENLRKARATDFYTCSGDPDGEIYQPRFTFHGFQFVELENFPGTPSLDTVTGLVMHSDTPMVSEFECSDSMVNRLFQNVLWTQRANFLDLPTDCPQRDERMGWTGDAQAYVATAAYNADIGAFYTKWLRELMESQRPSGAFPGYAPFPFQHGWDFGTAWADAGVICPWTLWQAYGDTRVIETCWEPMTKFMDWRNQTSVDDLGINHGNAWGDWLAQGAETPLDYVDSIYYAISAKMMSEMAAAIGRDEEAAAYQNQFEKTKAAFQAKYVNDDGSVNVKTQTAQALALFADLIPDDKREATGQHLADMLADNGNHMATGFLGTRPLLPVLSASGQHDLATFLLQSREFPSWGYEISNGATTIWERWDSYTKEDAFGRHNAAMNSFSHYAFGAVCEWMFHTLAGIQSDGPGYATISIRPQPPAPASNAMHTPIDWVNASYDSIRGPIQSSWKLADSDFRLNVTIPANTTATVYLPTGDTASIKEGGKSISDNPHIKLLRADANEAVLSVASGRYEFVASNSIAKADVTLKTTKPKDTSINPDGIDVSDAKQVARWDFSNPVDLAKWTHRSNIEIQNRDGKTFLVAAGDDSQMATTLDNEISGRLVIEMKAMPKNRMASQFFWAKPGAGFDGIHQTKRNLSASETVNAYLLAIADNGPIKSIRFDPFDTYDQYANKGELMVESITIYQLPSPKPETKKSADGASNQDTSNQDTSNVTTKGRPNVKGRPNVLFILSEDQGAHLGMIGTPGLSTPNLDAIATSGVYFDNAFVAYPVCSASKAAIYTSLHNHTNGILNNTHNFHKPADQVSAGERNMRLAKTNRVRDQFLTIPEILKANGYYQGVTHKLHVLPNEKFPFDEFMHGGVGEVRSFLDHAKANDQPWFLMVNIPYSHRPYPNSDKNPIGVNPDDVQLPDYLPDTPVVRQDWAEYLAGIEAVDVAVGQTMDVLRESGELENTFIVYMSDHGPTFQHGKMTLYDLGLRVPLSFSGPGIPPGVRTDALASELDLMPTLFDLIEQQSGRPVRVGGNDDDAFPYRIDGISHFATVTGGAKSGQRAHVFAEISNRGPLPNDGIQERSVFDGRWKLIYRENVEKAWRQVNDDTRMFKTWGNRTYDETIRTKQRFPVQYRILAEMDPQELGGLVPSLELYDLQSDPHEMRNLATDSTHQAKRIELIASLRKWVAETNDSSVSLDSINP; the protein is encoded by the coding sequence ATGCAGCGCACCGTGAAACCAACCACCCTTTCTTTTATTTTCCTTTCCCTTGCATCTCTGGCGACACTCCAAGCCTTCGCCGTCGAACCGACGCATCTTCGATGTGAGTATCGGGAAAACCCGGTCGGCATTGACGTTGCATCACCTCGCTTGAATTGGCGTCTGGAATCACGCGAACGCGGCCAAGTCCAAACGGCGTATCGCGTGCTCGTGGCTTCGTCGGCGGAAAAGTTGGCAGCGGGCGAGGGAGATCTTTGGGATTCGGGAAAGGTCGAATCGGATCAGTCGCTGTTCATTCCATACGCCGGCAAGCCACTGCTTTCGCGCACGGGGTGCTTTTGGAAAGTGCAAACCTGGGGCAACGACGGGTCCGAACCGACGACCAGCGAACCCGCATTCTGGTCGATGGGCTTGTTGGCGGACTCTGATTGGTCCGCCGATTACATTTCGTATCGCGACGAGTCATCGATTCATACCGACGTCGAGAATCTGTACCTTCCCGCGGCGCGGCAATACCGAAAGGACTTTGCCGCCGCCAAACAGGTCGCACGCGCGACCGTCTATTCGACCTCGCTGGGTATCTATGAACTCCATCTCAACGGCAAACGTGTTGGCGACGCTTACTTTGCACCGGGATGGACCGACTATCGCAAGCGAGCTTACTACAACACCTATGACGTGACGGACTTGGTTCGTGTCGGCGACAACGCCATCGGTGCATGGGTCGCCGACGGCTGGTACAGCGGTTATGTCGGATTCGGATTGCTAACCGCGATGGGCACCGAACGCACCGGACGGGCGACGTATGGCAAGACGCCTTCGGTGATGGCACAGCTTGAAATCGAATACACCGACGGTTCCCGTGAAACGATCGGTACCGACGAGAGTTGGAAGGTATCCGGGGACGGCCCGATTCAAGAAGCCGACCTGTTGATGGGTGAAGCCTATGATGCTGAAAAAGAAATGAAAGGCTGGACAGAATCCGGCTTTGACGACGGGGCTTGGCAGTCGGCCATCTTCGCTCGCGACAACGGCAACCCCACCGCGACCTTCTATCAACGGCGAAACCCGACGAAGCCAGGACAGGGCATCCGCAACTTGGGTGCCGAAGAAGAATTTGGGTTCAAACGCCCAAAGCTAGAAGCCTTTCCCGGCGTCCCGGTGCGTGTGACCGAAGAAATCTCAGCGAAGAAAGTGACCCAACGAGAACCAGGGGTCTTCGTCTTTGACCTCGGCCAAAATTTTGCTGGCGTGATTCGGTTGAAGATCAAAGGACCAGCCGGCCAACGCGTTCGCATTCGCTATGCCGAAATGCTTCATCCCGACGGCCGAATGATGACCGAGAATCTGCGCAAAGCACGCGCGACAGACTTCTATACGTGCAGCGGTGATCCCGATGGTGAGATCTACCAACCGCGGTTCACGTTCCACGGATTCCAATTCGTCGAACTGGAAAATTTCCCGGGCACGCCTTCGCTGGACACGGTCACCGGTTTGGTGATGCACAGCGACACGCCGATGGTCAGCGAGTTTGAATGCAGCGACTCGATGGTCAATCGCTTGTTTCAAAACGTGCTGTGGACACAACGCGCCAACTTCTTGGACTTACCTACCGATTGCCCCCAGCGCGACGAACGAATGGGATGGACCGGTGACGCACAAGCCTATGTCGCCACCGCCGCCTACAACGCGGACATCGGTGCGTTCTATACCAAGTGGCTTCGCGAATTGATGGAGTCGCAGCGTCCCAGCGGCGCGTTCCCCGGCTACGCACCGTTCCCGTTCCAACACGGCTGGGACTTTGGCACCGCATGGGCCGACGCGGGTGTGATTTGTCCGTGGACGCTTTGGCAAGCCTACGGCGACACTCGCGTGATCGAAACGTGCTGGGAACCGATGACCAAGTTCATGGATTGGCGCAACCAAACATCGGTTGATGACCTGGGGATCAATCACGGGAACGCATGGGGCGACTGGCTGGCCCAGGGCGCCGAAACTCCGCTCGATTACGTCGATTCGATCTACTACGCGATCTCGGCCAAGATGATGTCCGAAATGGCTGCCGCAATCGGTCGTGACGAAGAAGCCGCCGCCTATCAAAATCAATTCGAGAAAACCAAGGCGGCGTTTCAGGCCAAGTACGTCAATGATGACGGCAGCGTGAACGTCAAAACACAGACCGCTCAAGCATTGGCGTTATTCGCCGACTTGATTCCCGACGACAAACGCGAAGCGACCGGGCAACACTTGGCCGACATGCTGGCCGACAACGGCAACCACATGGCCACCGGCTTCTTGGGCACACGTCCGCTGTTGCCCGTTCTGTCCGCATCGGGCCAACACGATTTAGCGACGTTTTTGTTGCAGTCGCGTGAGTTCCCGTCGTGGGGCTACGAGATTTCCAACGGCGCGACAACGATCTGGGAACGCTGGGACAGTTACACCAAAGAAGACGCTTTCGGCCGGCACAACGCGGCGATGAATTCGTTCTCGCACTACGCATTCGGTGCCGTTTGCGAGTGGATGTTTCATACGTTGGCTGGCATTCAGTCCGATGGACCGGGATATGCAACGATCAGCATCCGGCCGCAACCGCCCGCACCGGCCAGCAACGCGATGCACACGCCGATCGACTGGGTCAACGCGTCGTACGATTCGATTCGTGGTCCAATCCAAAGCAGTTGGAAACTCGCCGATAGTGACTTCCGATTGAACGTGACGATCCCGGCCAATACGACGGCAACCGTCTATCTGCCGACCGGTGATACCGCCAGCATCAAAGAAGGCGGCAAGTCGATCAGCGACAACCCGCACATCAAACTGCTGCGCGCCGATGCAAACGAAGCGGTACTAAGCGTTGCATCGGGGCGATACGAGTTCGTCGCATCCAACAGCATTGCCAAGGCCGACGTCACGCTGAAAACGACGAAGCCCAAAGACACTTCGATCAACCCCGACGGGATCGACGTCAGCGACGCGAAGCAAGTTGCCCGCTGGGACTTCAGCAATCCCGTCGATTTGGCAAAGTGGACGCATCGCAGCAACATTGAAATTCAAAATCGCGACGGGAAAACGTTTTTGGTCGCTGCCGGTGACGATTCGCAAATGGCGACGACGCTCGACAACGAAATCTCCGGCCGACTGGTTATCGAAATGAAGGCGATGCCGAAGAACCGTATGGCAAGCCAGTTCTTCTGGGCGAAACCGGGCGCCGGATTTGATGGGATACATCAAACCAAGCGAAACCTATCGGCATCCGAAACCGTCAACGCCTACTTGTTGGCGATCGCGGACAACGGACCGATCAAGTCGATTCGTTTCGATCCCTTCGATACGTACGACCAATACGCCAACAAGGGCGAACTGATGGTCGAGTCAATCACGATTTATCAGTTGCCTTCGCCGAAACCGGAAACCAAAAAGTCAGCCGACGGTGCGTCGAACCAAGACACGTCGAACCAAGACACGTCGAACGTAACAACCAAGGGACGCCCCAATGTCAAGGGACGCCCCAATGTGCTGTTCATTCTTAGCGAGGACCAAGGCGCGCACTTGGGAATGATCGGCACACCGGGTCTATCGACACCGAATCTGGATGCGATCGCAACGTCTGGCGTGTACTTCGACAATGCGTTCGTGGCTTACCCGGTTTGCTCGGCGTCGAAGGCGGCGATCTATACCAGTCTGCACAATCACACCAACGGGATTCTGAACAACACGCACAACTTTCATAAGCCGGCCGACCAAGTCTCTGCGGGTGAGCGGAACATGCGATTGGCAAAAACCAATCGTGTTCGTGACCAGTTTCTGACGATACCAGAAATCTTGAAGGCTAACGGTTACTACCAAGGCGTGACACACAAGCTGCACGTGCTGCCGAACGAAAAATTTCCGTTCGATGAATTCATGCACGGCGGCGTCGGTGAAGTTCGCAGCTTTCTCGATCACGCCAAAGCGAACGATCAACCGTGGTTTTTGATGGTCAACATTCCGTACTCCCATCGCCCCTATCCCAACAGCGACAAGAACCCGATCGGCGTCAACCCGGACGACGTTCAGTTGCCCGATTACCTTCCCGACACGCCGGTTGTCCGCCAAGACTGGGCCGAATACCTAGCGGGCATCGAAGCCGTCGACGTCGCGGTTGGCCAGACGATGGACGTCCTTCGTGAATCGGGCGAACTCGAAAACACATTCATCGTTTACATGAGTGATCACGGTCCGACGTTCCAACATGGGAAGATGACGCTTTACGATCTGGGGCTTCGCGTTCCGCTGTCGTTTTCGGGTCCAGGCATCCCTCCGGGTGTTCGCACCGACGCGCTGGCAAGCGAGTTAGATTTAATGCCGACGTTGTTCGATTTGATCGAGCAGCAAAGCGGCCGTCCCGTTCGCGTCGGAGGAAATGACGACGACGCATTTCCTTACCGCATCGACGGGATTTCGCATTTTGCCACAGTAACCGGCGGTGCAAAATCAGGACAACGAGCCCATGTCTTCGCCGAAATTTCGAACCGCGGTCCCCTTCCCAACGATGGCATTCAAGAACGCAGCGTGTTTGACGGCCGTTGGAAACTGATCTACCGCGAAAACGTCGAAAAAGCCTGGCGGCAAGTCAATGACGATACTCGGATGTTCAAGACTTGGGGCAATCGCACTTACGACGAAACCATCCGAACGAAGCAACGGTTCCCGGTCCAATACCGTATCCTGGCTGAAATGGATCCGCAAGAATTGGGCGGTCTTGTTCCCTCGCTCGAGCTATACGACCTGCAAAGCGATCCCCACGAAATGCGAAACCTAGCGACCGACTCAACCCACCAAGCCAAACGGATTGAGTTGATCGCCTCGCTTCGTAAGTGGGTGGCCGAAACAAACGACTCTTCTGTCTCCCTCGACTCGATCAACCCCTAG
- a CDS encoding aldehyde dehydrogenase family protein, with amino-acid sequence MSIASGVQLLPEVEAFLNRDSLPAFVGGKPFPAASGATVATIDPGSGNKLADIHDLDASEIDRAVDIANQAFPAWSALSVDERSKILLRLADAVEKHKPIIAQIEALDAGKIEAQAQGDVQNFVDTLRYFVKLSGKVETRTKLDAPGHDAWTYKQPWGACAFIFPWNFPFLLIGWGISPALAAGNTVVIKPAEDTSLSAIYLAELAKEAGVPDGVINVVTGRGATAGAALTNNTKIKRMSFTGSPEVGQLVGETCGRNLVPVKLELGGKGAAVVFDDVDVKATAEALVGAITFHSGQVCCDATRWMIHEKIYDEFVGYCVDLMKNVRVGHPLDPNSQMGPVVNPKQCTRVLSYLEKGQAEGAECLVGGGQAAVDGFKGNYIQPALLSGTLNNVAAREEIFGPVAYLVKFSTEAEAIEMVNDTDYGLANSVWTKDMERAARVAESMTAGNSWINAHNVFAHGVPYGGVNKSGMGGGVLSVETLMDYYRSTSVVRPLA; translated from the coding sequence ATGTCCATCGCATCCGGCGTTCAACTGCTTCCCGAAGTCGAAGCGTTTCTAAATCGTGATTCGTTACCAGCATTCGTCGGCGGCAAGCCGTTTCCGGCGGCCAGCGGCGCGACCGTCGCAACGATCGATCCTGGATCGGGCAACAAGCTAGCCGACATTCACGATCTGGATGCATCTGAAATTGATCGTGCGGTCGACATTGCCAATCAAGCTTTCCCCGCTTGGTCGGCGCTATCGGTGGACGAACGAAGCAAGATCCTTTTGCGTTTGGCCGATGCCGTTGAAAAACACAAACCCATCATCGCTCAAATCGAAGCTCTCGACGCGGGCAAGATCGAAGCTCAAGCACAAGGTGACGTCCAGAACTTCGTCGACACGTTGCGTTACTTCGTCAAACTTTCCGGAAAAGTCGAAACGCGAACTAAGTTGGATGCCCCCGGTCACGACGCATGGACCTACAAACAACCCTGGGGCGCGTGTGCGTTCATCTTCCCCTGGAACTTCCCGTTCCTGCTGATCGGTTGGGGGATTTCGCCCGCGCTGGCCGCCGGCAACACGGTCGTGATCAAGCCCGCCGAAGACACATCGCTGTCGGCCATCTACTTAGCCGAACTGGCCAAAGAAGCGGGTGTTCCCGATGGCGTGATCAACGTTGTCACCGGACGCGGCGCCACCGCCGGTGCCGCATTGACGAACAACACCAAAATCAAACGCATGTCGTTTACCGGTTCGCCCGAAGTCGGCCAGTTGGTCGGTGAAACGTGCGGTCGAAATTTGGTTCCCGTCAAGCTAGAACTCGGTGGCAAGGGTGCCGCGGTCGTTTTCGATGACGTGGATGTAAAAGCGACGGCCGAAGCACTGGTCGGCGCGATCACGTTTCACTCTGGCCAAGTCTGTTGTGACGCGACGCGTTGGATGATTCACGAAAAGATCTACGACGAATTCGTGGGCTACTGTGTCGATCTGATGAAGAACGTTCGCGTCGGTCACCCGCTGGACCCGAACAGCCAAATGGGTCCCGTTGTGAATCCCAAGCAATGCACCCGAGTCCTCAGCTATCTTGAAAAAGGACAAGCCGAAGGCGCAGAGTGCTTGGTCGGCGGCGGCCAAGCAGCGGTCGATGGATTCAAAGGCAATTACATTCAACCGGCTTTGCTGAGCGGAACGCTGAACAACGTCGCCGCGCGGGAAGAAATTTTTGGCCCGGTCGCCTATCTGGTCAAGTTTTCGACCGAGGCTGAAGCGATCGAAATGGTCAACGATACCGATTACGGGTTGGCCAACAGCGTTTGGACAAAGGACATGGAACGCGCCGCTCGCGTCGCCGAGTCAATGACGGCTGGCAACAGTTGGATCAACGCCCACAACGTGTTCGCCCACGGCGTCCCCTACGGCGGAGTCAACAAGAGCGGGATGGGCGGCGGAGTACTGTCCGTCGAAACTTTGATGGACTACTACCGTAGCACGTCGGTCGTTCGGCCCCTTGCCTAG
- a CDS encoding class II aldolase/adducin family protein: MNPLRNLVHPRDEIMRTMDRIYRYRMTTTSGGNLSIRDDEGNIWISPARVDKGALTRKDIVCVRADGSVDGLHPPSSEFPFHKAIYKARPDIRAIVHAHPVALVAFSICRQTPNTRLFHQAHSVCGKLGFAPYACPGSEALGASIAATFAEGCDSVILENHGVVVGGQSLASAFERFEAFEFAGKTLVKASQLGGVRFLEDKHLQQAANRGVDFQSYDPPAASANEQELRRQLCEFVRRGCRQRLLISTEGSFSARVDADSFLITPTQKDRELLDIDDLVLVNGDNREYGKLASRAARAHQAIYKKHPAVQAIVFAHPVNATAFSVTDSTFDVRTIPESYVFLRDVKRVPYGTQYRDENELATYVSESSPAAMLENDGVIVTGRSVLDTFDRLEVLESTAEAVINAKSIGEVATMPDTVIDELKSAFNLN; this comes from the coding sequence ATGAATCCTCTTCGAAATCTTGTACACCCGCGTGACGAAATCATGCGGACGATGGACCGAATCTACCGCTACCGAATGACGACCACGTCCGGTGGCAACCTTTCGATCCGAGACGACGAAGGAAACATCTGGATCTCGCCTGCGAGAGTGGACAAGGGCGCCCTGACTCGCAAGGACATCGTCTGCGTTCGCGCCGACGGTTCTGTCGATGGACTTCATCCGCCGTCGTCGGAATTTCCGTTTCACAAAGCGATCTATAAGGCTCGTCCCGACATTCGGGCGATCGTTCACGCCCACCCGGTCGCATTGGTTGCGTTCAGCATCTGTCGCCAAACGCCCAACACGCGGCTGTTCCACCAAGCCCACTCGGTATGCGGGAAGCTAGGCTTTGCACCCTATGCGTGTCCGGGCAGCGAGGCGCTCGGGGCCAGTATCGCCGCCACGTTCGCCGAAGGTTGTGACAGCGTCATCCTAGAAAACCACGGTGTTGTCGTCGGCGGCCAATCGTTGGCCAGCGCATTCGAGCGTTTCGAAGCGTTCGAGTTCGCTGGCAAGACGTTGGTCAAAGCAAGCCAACTGGGCGGCGTTCGGTTCTTGGAAGACAAACATCTTCAGCAAGCAGCCAATCGCGGAGTCGACTTCCAGTCCTACGATCCGCCAGCCGCATCGGCGAACGAGCAAGAGCTGCGACGACAGTTGTGCGAATTTGTGCGTCGCGGCTGCCGGCAACGATTGTTGATCAGCACCGAGGGCAGCTTTTCAGCACGCGTCGACGCCGATTCTTTCCTGATCACTCCGACGCAAAAAGACCGCGAACTGCTGGACATCGACGACCTCGTTCTGGTCAACGGTGACAACCGCGAATATGGCAAGCTTGCCAGCCGTGCGGCACGCGCTCACCAAGCGATCTACAAAAAGCATCCCGCCGTCCAAGCCATCGTGTTTGCACACCCGGTCAATGCGACCGCGTTCAGCGTGACCGATTCGACGTTCGATGTCCGGACGATTCCGGAAAGCTATGTGTTCCTTCGTGACGTCAAACGCGTTCCCTATGGAACCCAGTACCGCGACGAAAACGAATTGGCAACGTATGTTTCCGAATCGTCACCGGCAGCTATGCTAGAAAACGACGGCGTGATCGTGACGGGGCGAAGCGTGCTGGACACGTTCGACCGTTTGGAAGTGCTGGAATCGACGGCCGAAGCCGTGATCAATGCCAAGTCGATCGGTGAAGTCGCTACCATGCCCGACACCGTGATTGATGAACTTAAATCTGCTTTTAACTTAAACTGA
- the mqo gene encoding malate dehydrogenase (quinone) encodes MSIENPDVILVGSGVMSANLGALLKCLQPSLKIQLYEVSKELTQESSNAWNNAGTGHAGICELSYTPNQNADGTVDVSNAVSIFEQFEQSRQFWAYAVESGMIDQPSEFINPVPHISFVHGQKQVDFLKARHAAMSKHHFFEEMQYSTDPEQIRQWAPLLVENRGEGPISATYMAGGTDVNFGSVSRKLIGWMAKQEGCDVATGHRVIGLKRTQRGWDVTVKDVATGKQTTSSAKFVFIGAGGGSLNLLQKSGIDESKGFGGFPIGGQWMVCDDPTIVSKHQAKVYGQAQEEAPTMAVPHLDTRVIDGKKALLFGPFAAWTTRFLKEEGSLTDLPFSIRPDNIASLLKVGAYNLPLVKYLIQQGTQSMASRIKLLRTFYPAADAKDWRLMDAGIRVQAIKREDGEAGIVHYGTEIVTDKDKSIAALLGASPGASVSVALMLKVIQDCLPDLIAPADAAARMKEMIPTYDVPIQEPSTADQFREIHRHCDDALQLHPKG; translated from the coding sequence ATGTCTATCGAGAATCCCGACGTCATCCTGGTCGGCAGCGGCGTCATGTCCGCAAACCTGGGCGCGTTGCTGAAGTGTTTACAGCCGAGTCTGAAGATCCAGCTTTACGAAGTGTCGAAGGAACTCACTCAAGAGAGTTCCAACGCTTGGAATAATGCGGGTACGGGTCACGCCGGCATCTGCGAACTCAGTTACACGCCCAATCAAAACGCCGATGGTACCGTTGACGTTTCCAACGCCGTCTCGATCTTCGAACAATTCGAACAGTCGCGTCAGTTTTGGGCATACGCGGTTGAATCGGGAATGATCGATCAACCGAGCGAGTTCATCAATCCGGTCCCCCACATCAGCTTCGTCCATGGTCAAAAGCAAGTCGACTTTTTAAAGGCCCGGCACGCCGCGATGTCGAAGCATCACTTCTTTGAAGAGATGCAGTACTCGACGGACCCCGAACAGATTCGCCAATGGGCACCGCTGTTGGTTGAAAACCGCGGTGAAGGTCCGATCAGTGCAACGTACATGGCGGGCGGTACCGACGTGAACTTCGGTTCGGTGTCTCGCAAGTTGATCGGTTGGATGGCAAAGCAAGAAGGGTGCGATGTCGCGACCGGACATCGCGTCATCGGATTGAAACGAACCCAACGAGGCTGGGATGTTACCGTCAAGGACGTCGCCACCGGAAAGCAAACCACCTCATCCGCCAAGTTTGTGTTCATCGGCGCCGGAGGTGGCAGTTTGAACCTGCTTCAGAAATCGGGCATCGATGAAAGCAAGGGCTTCGGCGGCTTTCCCATCGGTGGCCAGTGGATGGTGTGCGACGATCCGACGATCGTTTCCAAACACCAAGCCAAGGTTTACGGACAAGCCCAGGAAGAAGCGCCAACGATGGCCGTGCCTCACTTAGACACTCGCGTGATCGATGGCAAAAAAGCCTTGCTGTTCGGCCCTTTCGCGGCGTGGACGACACGCTTCTTAAAGGAAGAGGGCAGTCTGACCGACTTGCCATTCTCGATTCGTCCCGACAATATCGCATCGCTGTTGAAAGTCGGTGCCTACAACCTGCCGCTGGTGAAATATCTGATCCAGCAGGGCACGCAAAGCATGGCCAGTCGCATCAAGCTACTGCGAACGTTTTACCCCGCCGCTGATGCCAAGGATTGGCGACTGATGGACGCCGGCATTCGAGTCCAAGCGATCAAACGCGAAGACGGCGAAGCGGGCATCGTTCACTACGGCACCGAAATTGTAACCGACAAAGACAAGAGCATCGCAGCGCTTTTGGGTGCATCGCCAGGTGCTTCGGTATCGGTCGCGCTGATGCTGAAAGTGATTCAGGACTGTCTTCCCGACTTGATCGCGCCGGCCGACGCTGCCGCGCGGATGAAAGAGATGATTCCGACCTACGACGTCCCCATCCAAGAACCATCGACCGCCGACCAGTTCCGCGAAATCCACCGGCACTGTGACGATGCACTGCAATTGCATCCCAAAGGCTGA